A region from the Pseudomonas sp. KU26590 genome encodes:
- the argA gene encoding amino-acid N-acetyltransferase: MPDYVNWLRHASPYINAHRDCTFVVMLPGDGVAHPNFGNIVHDLVLLHSLGVRLVLVYGSRPQIESRLQARGLTPHFHHDMRVTDFATLECVIDAVGALRIAIEARLSMDMAASPMQGSRLRVTGGNFVTARPIGVLEGVDFQHTGEVRRIDRKGISRLLDERSIVLLSPLGYSPTGEIFNLACEDVATRAAIDLGAEKLLLFGAESGLLDEQGRLVRELRPQQVPAHLQRLGSNYQAELLDAAAQACRGGVARSHIVSYAEDGALLSELFTRAGGGTLVAQEQFELVREASIGDVGGLIDLITPLEEQGILVRRSREVLEREIEQFSVVEREGLIIACAALYPIADSETGELACLAVNPEYRHGGRGDELLERIEERARALGLKTLFVLTTRTAHWFQERGFEASSVDRLPSARASLYNYQRNSKIFEKAI, encoded by the coding sequence ATGCCCGATTACGTTAATTGGCTCCGCCACGCGTCCCCCTACATCAATGCCCACCGGGATTGCACCTTCGTCGTCATGCTTCCGGGCGATGGCGTAGCGCACCCGAACTTCGGCAACATTGTCCACGACCTCGTGTTGCTGCACAGCCTCGGCGTGCGCCTCGTGCTGGTTTATGGCTCCCGCCCGCAGATCGAAAGCCGCTTGCAGGCCCGTGGCCTGACGCCGCATTTCCATCACGACATGCGCGTGACCGATTTCGCCACGCTCGAATGCGTGATCGACGCCGTCGGGGCCCTGCGAATTGCCATCGAGGCGCGTTTGTCGATGGACATGGCCGCCTCGCCGATGCAGGGCTCGCGGTTGCGCGTCACGGGGGGCAACTTTGTCACCGCACGGCCGATCGGCGTCCTTGAAGGCGTTGATTTCCAACACACCGGCGAAGTACGTCGCATCGACCGCAAGGGCATCAGTCGGCTGCTCGACGAACGCTCCATCGTGTTGCTGTCCCCGCTGGGGTACTCGCCCACCGGCGAGATCTTCAACTTGGCCTGCGAAGACGTTGCGACGCGTGCGGCCATTGATCTGGGGGCGGAAAAGCTGCTGCTGTTTGGCGCCGAGTCAGGCTTGCTGGACGAGCAGGGCCGATTGGTCCGTGAGCTGCGTCCGCAACAGGTCCCCGCGCACCTTCAACGCCTAGGCAGCAACTACCAGGCGGAGCTACTGGATGCGGCGGCTCAGGCCTGTCGCGGTGGTGTGGCGCGCAGCCATATCGTCAGCTACGCCGAAGACGGCGCGCTGCTTTCCGAGCTGTTCACCCGCGCCGGCGGCGGCACACTGGTGGCCCAGGAGCAATTCGAGCTGGTGCGCGAAGCGTCGATTGGCGACGTCGGTGGGCTCATCGACCTCATCACGCCGCTGGAGGAGCAGGGCATCCTGGTGCGTCGGTCGAGGGAAGTGCTGGAGCGGGAAATCGAGCAGTTCAGCGTGGTCGAGCGCGAAGGCCTCATCATCGCCTGCGCGGCGCTGTACCCGATTGCCGATTCCGAAACGGGTGAGCTGGCGTGTCTGGCGGTGAACCCCGAGTACCGCCACGGCGGGCGCGGCGACGAGTTGCTTGAGCGCATCGAAGAACGTGCCCGGGCATTGGGTCTGAAAACCCTGTTTGTCCTCACGACGCGTACTGCGCACTGGTTCCAGGAGCGCGGTTTCGAGGCCAGCAGCGTCGACCGCCTGCCCAGCGCACGTGCGTCGCTGTACAACTACCAGCGTAATTCGAAGATTTTCGAAAAGGCGATTTAA